The following coding sequences lie in one Trypanosoma brucei gambiense DAL972 chromosome 7, complete sequence genomic window:
- a CDS encoding trans-sialidase, putative, with protein sequence MERLQVRMGTLSLTSPFSMLAYPFLPCTVVILSVLSFCCGIVSSKIYEKTTREVFLEGGRWVRKSEWEKGSWKTSPEWNAGYEWWAWCMDSVAKEAKGEVCRKEWLSQRKKGYTLVPRTKVPFREKNGTQWMRNVHSFRVPSFVEVSGVLVGIADVRYISSADFTFTETVAKYSADGGDTWKTKVIIENSRVNTNFSRVVDPTVAVKGNNIFVLVGRYNTSSKYWTWQHYGEDWDILMYKGTVIKEEKDGNVTASITFEAPQNLKFLLATVPSPGGHPPSQFLGGVGNAAVTPDGAIVFSVQVKNTWNHVVGKLLYSTDDGKTWHFGAGETPVGSTESSVVWWKDRLLVNARTAEHIGYRRVFETSDLGNTLKESISTLSRVIGNSPLRNQPGSSGSAISITVEGMDVMLISQPKNEKGSFSRDHLQLWLTDGTRVFLVGQISQGDDNSPYSSLLYTSDGKLYCLYEQKIEEVFTIYLARLVDEMKMIKRVVLLWKAQDALLVGDCLSSVGGARPCKGIPVGDLAGLLTGPAVGHVWPDVYKCVNASVSGAVDNKRGVVLGGTSGSRVVWPVSEQGQDQRYYFANTHFTIVATVQFGAVPQRDTPLIGFVNGEKNANKLFILSIENTRWTLMYGEKCSEGSPVPSNLEETHQIALALQDGLVVAYVDGKLAVAAINVSESDRVDLLNIRHFFVGTPASSDLSEHTSITVHSVLLYNRRLSEGELQLVFTNREVIRAANPTTPLPVPSRVAAGAGRQSHDGVFFTFGDHVSSVRSRYSDGGILEYVYLLSVISLCALTLFILTLVFQRRRDVVPTNI encoded by the coding sequence ATGGAACGCCTGCAGGTGCGCATGGGCACCCTAAGCCTGACGAGCCCATTTTCCATGTTAGCATATCCGTTTTTACCGTGCACAGTGGTGATACtatctgttttgtcattttgcTGCGGCATCGTGTCCTCCAAGATCTATGAGAAGACGACGCGTGAGGTGTTTCTGGAAGGTGGCCGGTGGGTGAGGAAGAGTGAATGGGAAAAGGGCAGTTGGAAAACCTCCCCCGAGTGGAACGCCGGCTATGAATGGTGGGCGTGGTGCATGGACTCGGTTGCTAAAGAAGCTAAGGGAGAAGTTTGCAGGAAGGAGTGGCTTTCtcagaggaagaaaggataCACGCTGGTGCCGAGGACGAAAGTTCCATTTAGGGAGAAGAATGGAACGCAATGGATGCGCAACGTTCACTCTTTCCGTGTCCCTTCGTTTGTTGAAGTCAGTGGTGTGTTGGTGGGCATCGCCGACGTACGGTACATTTCATCTGCTGATTTCACCTTCACTGAGACAGTTGCCAAGTACAGTGCTGATGGTGGGGATACTTGGAAGACTAAAGTCATCATTGAGAACAGTCGTGTTAACACTAATTTTTCCCGAGTTGTAGATCCCACAGTCGCCGtcaaaggaaacaatataTTCGTTCTCGTGGGAAGGTACAACACTTCCAGTAAGTATTGGACGTGGCAGCATTACGGCGAAGACTGGGATATACTCATGTACAAGGGTACTGTcatcaaagaggaaaaagatggTAATGTAACTGCGAGCATTACATTTGAGGCTCCCCAGAACCTGAAGTTTCTCTTAGCAACGGTGCCCTCACCAGGTGGGCACCCCCCATCCCAGTTTCTTGGTGGCGTAGGGAACGCTGCCGTAACGCCAGACGGCGCCATTGTATTTTCTGTCCAAGTCAAGAATACATGGAACCATGTTGTAGGAAAACTTTTGTACTCAACTGATGATGGCAAAACATGGCACTTCGGTGCGGGAGAAACACCGGTCGGTTCAACTGAATCTTCCGTGGTTTGGTGGAAAGACAGGTTGTTAGTGAATGCCAGAACAGCCGAGCATATAGGTTACCGCAGGGTGTTTGAAACGAGTGACCTAGGGAATACGTTGAAGGAATCCATCAGTACTCTTTCCCGAGTCATAGGCAACTCGCCGCTTCGTAACCAGCCTGGTAGTTCAGGAAGTGCTATTTCCATAACTGTGGAGGGCATGGATGTCATGCTAATTTCTCAGCcaaaaaatgagaaggggAGTTTCTCGCGTGACCATCTCCAGTTATGGTTAACGGACGGCACTCGTGTATTCCTTGTCGGACAGATATCTCAAGGTGACGACAACAGTCCATACAGCTCCTTACTATACACGAGCGATGGCAAACTTTACTGCTTATATGAACAGAAAATCGAAGAGGTTTTCACTATTTACCTTGCACGTCTTGTGGATGAGATGAAGATGATTAAACGGGTCGTGTTGTTATGGAAGGCACAGGATGCTCTGTTGGTGGGTGACTGTCTTTCATCGGTTGGAGGAGCGAGACCTTGTAAGGGGATACCAGTTGGTGATCTTGCCGGGTTGCTTACCGGACCCGCGGTTGGACATGTGTGGCCTGACGTGTACAAGTGTGTAAATGCAAGTGTCAGTGGAGCTGTGGACAACAAACGTGGCGTCGTATTAGGTGGTACCAGTGGAAGCCGTGTAGTGTGGCCGGTTAGTGAGCAAGGGCAAGACCAACGGTACTACTTTGCCAACACCCATTTCACAATTGTGGCGACGGTGCAGTTTGGCGCGGTGCCTCAAAGGGACACTCCATTAATTGGTTTTGTGAATGGAGAAAAGAATGCTAATAAACTCTTTATTCTTTCGATTGAAAATACGAGATGGACTCTGATGTACGGAGAAAAATGCAGCGAAGGTTCTCCGGTGCCGTCAAATTTGGAAGAGACTCACCAGATTGCACTAGCATTGCAAGATGGTTTGGTTGTTGCATACGTTGACGGCAAACTAGCGGTTGCTGCAATTAATGTTAGTGAGTCCGATCGTGTCGACCTTCTAAACATTAGGCACTTTTTCGTTGGAACCCCAGCGTCCTCTGATCTCTCGGAGCACACATCCATAACTGTACACAGTGTGCTCCTGTACAACCGAAGGTTGAGCGAAGGGGAACTACAGTTGGTGTTCACCAACAGGGAGGTGATCCGTGCAGCCAACCCGACGACGCCGCTTCCTGTGCCTTCAAGAGTCGCTGCGGGGGCTGGCAGGCAGTCACATGACGGTGTGTTTTTTACGTTTGGTGACCATGTTTCTTCAGTAAGATCGAGATACAGTGACGGGGGTATATTGGAATATGTTTATCTTTTGTCCGTAATTTCTTTGTGTGCGTTGACACTTTTTATATTAACACTCGTCTTCCAAAGACGGCGGGACGTGGTTCCTACTAATATTTGA